One Ignavibacteriota bacterium DNA segment encodes these proteins:
- a CDS encoding general secretion pathway protein GspG, with protein MIVLVIIGVLVLLALPKLLPIVTKAKTTEAKLMLKQVHTLEQAYKYERDRYALQLAEIGFEQEKLVSQGGQARYQIEILSADERGFQARATSVVDFDNDGTFNAWVVDQTGMISEKVPD; from the coding sequence ATGATCGTTCTCGTCATCATCGGCGTGCTCGTCCTCCTGGCTCTTCCAAAACTCCTCCCGATCGTGACGAAGGCGAAGACCACCGAAGCGAAGCTCATGCTCAAGCAGGTACACACGCTGGAGCAGGCCTACAAGTATGAGCGAGATCGTTACGCTCTCCAGCTCGCGGAGATTGGTTTTGAGCAGGAGAAGCTCGTCTCCCAAGGAGGCCAGGCGCGCTATCAGATCGAAATCCTGAGCGCCGATGAGCGAGGCTTCCAGGCGCGGGCTACGTCGGTTGTCGATTTCGACAATGACGGCACGTTCAACGCCTGGGTCGTTGACCAAACGGGGATGATCAGCGAGAAGGTACCTGACTAG
- a CDS encoding sigma-54-dependent Fis family transcriptional regulator: MSNRECGPASDGREHISGLLMRMGIVGDDPAVYMALHRAEKFADKDKPVLIQGESGTGKELFARAIHYLSKRSRKPFEDFQPSACPEALVGNELFGHYAGAFTGAGGFRPGIIDRAAGGTLFLDEVQSLSPALQVELLRILDTQEYRPLGGGARRRADVRIVCACNVDLLSLVEAGTFRHDLYYRMAWARIEVPPLRERRGDILLLADHFLEKSILEGGGTRKLLSEGARKALLAYQWPGNVRELASTIQSAATMVEGDEICAEDLEFPGQRDELLLLPLDQAVADSTRQFVGRYIRELLAMYNGNMARVAETACLDRSSIYRLIREHGIEINTYRRSIAM, translated from the coding sequence ATGTCGAATCGTGAATGCGGTCCCGCCTCGGACGGGCGTGAACACATTTCTGGCCTGCTCATGAGGATGGGAATTGTCGGTGACGATCCGGCAGTCTACATGGCTCTGCATCGTGCTGAGAAATTCGCTGACAAGGATAAGCCGGTTCTCATCCAAGGCGAATCGGGAACAGGCAAAGAACTGTTTGCACGGGCCATACACTACCTGAGCAAGCGCTCCAGAAAGCCGTTCGAAGATTTTCAACCCTCCGCGTGCCCAGAGGCTCTCGTCGGGAACGAGTTGTTCGGTCACTACGCAGGTGCCTTTACGGGAGCGGGAGGATTTCGCCCGGGTATTATTGATCGTGCTGCCGGGGGAACTCTCTTCCTTGATGAGGTCCAATCGCTCTCACCTGCACTTCAAGTCGAGCTCCTTCGAATACTTGACACACAAGAATACCGTCCACTGGGAGGAGGGGCCAGGCGGAGGGCTGATGTTCGGATTGTCTGTGCCTGTAATGTCGATCTCCTGAGCCTTGTGGAGGCAGGGACGTTCAGGCACGATCTGTACTACAGGATGGCATGGGCTCGAATAGAAGTGCCCCCTTTGCGCGAGCGCCGTGGTGACATCCTCTTGCTTGCGGATCATTTCCTGGAAAAGTCCATACTTGAAGGAGGAGGGACTCGCAAGCTGCTATCAGAAGGCGCACGGAAGGCCTTGCTCGCGTACCAATGGCCTGGAAATGTTCGGGAACTCGCGTCGACGATACAATCGGCTGCGACCATGGTCGAGGGGGATGAGATCTGCGCCGAAGATCTGGAATTCCCTGGCCAGCGAGATGAACTGTTGCTTCTCCCGCTTGATCAGGCTGTCGCAGACAGCACCCGACAATTCGTGGGCAGGTACATCCGGGAGTTGCTCGCGATGTACAATGGGAATATGGCACGTGTAGCAGAAACTGCGTGCCTCGATCGTAGCAGTATCTACCGGCTAATCCGTGAACATGGGATCGAAATCAATACCTACCGGCGCAGCATCGCGATGTAG
- the tadA gene encoding Flp pilus assembly complex ATPase component TadA translates to MRDGETAEIATRAALTGHLVLSTLHTNDAPSAITRLKDMGIEPFLLAASLKMVLAQRLLRRLCAACREVDCARPDLEPKLEPSMPSRQWRGRGCPECGGTGYRGRKAVYEILPMEGAIADLVAAGATSSAIVSKAREQGFRTLREVALLQTGSGESSLEEVMRET, encoded by the coding sequence ATTCGGGACGGCGAGACGGCCGAGATTGCCACCCGGGCAGCCTTAACAGGTCATCTTGTCCTCTCAACGCTTCATACTAATGACGCTCCATCGGCAATCACGCGTCTCAAGGACATGGGCATCGAGCCATTTCTTCTTGCCGCTTCCCTCAAGATGGTGCTGGCGCAGCGACTCCTGAGGCGCCTGTGCGCAGCCTGCCGGGAGGTCGATTGCGCGCGACCTGATCTTGAACCCAAGTTGGAGCCATCCATGCCTTCCCGCCAGTGGCGAGGCCGCGGCTGTCCTGAGTGCGGAGGCACGGGGTATCGCGGGAGGAAGGCTGTGTATGAGATCCTGCCGATGGAAGGCGCCATCGCCGATCTGGTGGCCGCCGGCGCCACCTCAAGTGCGATTGTTTCGAAGGCACGAGAGCAGGGATTCAGAACTCTGAGAGAGGTGGCGCTGCTCCAGACCGGCTCCGGTGAGAGTTCGCTTGAAGAAGTGATGAGAGAGACATGA
- a CDS encoding prepilin peptidase, producing MLLVATIAGILGLALGSFLGSCAYRIPRGISLTGGRSFCPSCASILKWYDLIPILGPALSRWRCRSCGANVPLRYSIIEIITAGYFVILSLTTSWDAGALLTAVFACTLIPLIWTDLEFFLIPNTILIAGSFASVVAVGMLVPAELGSRLLASGGVLVGLYLVGKAASIFVSRQALGLGDVKLAGFIAFHTGPALFLAALWTAAVGALLFVVARRFQHMAPVPVVGSGILHIAGQDAIPFGSFLSGASLVLMIWKEVQPIPFDQWLTLIS from the coding sequence ATGCTCCTCGTTGCCACCATAGCCGGAATACTGGGCCTCGCCCTGGGGAGCTTTCTCGGCTCGTGTGCCTACAGGATCCCGAGGGGGATATCCCTCACAGGCGGGCGTTCATTCTGTCCTTCGTGTGCGTCCATCCTCAAGTGGTATGATCTCATCCCGATTCTCGGGCCGGCGCTATCACGCTGGCGCTGCCGCTCATGCGGGGCGAATGTCCCGCTGCGATACTCGATCATCGAGATCATAACTGCCGGGTACTTTGTGATCCTGTCGCTCACGACGAGTTGGGATGCGGGTGCGTTGCTCACCGCCGTCTTTGCGTGTACTCTCATACCCCTCATTTGGACCGACCTTGAGTTCTTTCTGATCCCCAACACGATCCTCATCGCAGGCAGCTTCGCTTCGGTCGTTGCGGTAGGAATGCTTGTGCCTGCTGAGCTTGGAAGTCGGCTTCTAGCATCAGGAGGCGTGCTTGTTGGTCTGTACCTGGTGGGGAAAGCTGCAAGCATCTTCGTAAGCCGACAAGCGCTGGGACTCGGAGATGTAAAGCTCGCGGGGTTCATCGCATTTCACACGGGCCCAGCTCTGTTCCTGGCAGCTCTCTGGACTGCCGCCGTTGGCGCCCTGCTCTTTGTCGTGGCAAGGCGGTTTCAGCATATGGCCCCAGTCCCCGTTGTCGGCTCAGGCATTCTTCACATTGCCGGACAGGATGCGATTCCCTTTGGATCATTCCTCTCCGGCGCATCGCTCGTTCTCATGATCTGGAAGGAGGTTCAGCCAATTCCTTTCGACCAATGGCTGACATTGATATCATAG
- a CDS encoding type II/IV secretion system protein gives MADIDIIEPPQAVFSLVPKALALKIPALPLSVEDGTLVCAVPEGMEESALRDLEFVTGRKVRCSPMPRAELDSAIASAYPGGAQISNQHSGNKQSASSAASVHSEGSAVSLASALIADAVRMGASDIHVEPYETFVRIRYRLDGVLREVSQPGVAQGRTLISRLKIMADLDIAEKRRPQDGRLRVREEGRTIDIRVSTLPTDFGEKVVLRILDKSRLQLDLARLGFEDADLASFKKALKLPHGMILVTGPTGSGKTTTLYAALSYLNHPGVNITTIEDPIEYNLPGINQTHVRSDIGLTFAAALRSILRQDPNVVMVGRFGTARRPRLPPGQP, from the coding sequence ATGGCTGACATTGATATCATAGAGCCCCCTCAGGCCGTGTTCTCGCTAGTCCCGAAAGCACTGGCATTGAAGATCCCTGCCCTTCCTCTTTCCGTGGAGGACGGTACCCTTGTGTGCGCCGTGCCGGAAGGAATGGAGGAGAGTGCCCTCCGGGATCTTGAGTTCGTCACCGGGCGCAAGGTCAGGTGCTCGCCCATGCCGAGGGCAGAGCTGGACAGCGCGATCGCCAGCGCATACCCTGGTGGGGCCCAGATATCCAATCAGCACTCGGGCAATAAACAATCAGCGTCTTCTGCTGCCTCAGTCCACTCCGAAGGTTCGGCCGTATCTCTTGCAAGCGCGCTTATCGCAGATGCCGTAAGGATGGGAGCAAGTGACATACACGTTGAACCGTACGAGACCTTCGTCCGCATCCGTTACCGGCTTGATGGAGTCCTGAGAGAAGTCTCCCAGCCAGGGGTTGCTCAAGGCCGCACGCTTATCTCTCGTCTAAAGATCATGGCCGACCTGGACATCGCCGAGAAGAGACGCCCTCAGGATGGGCGCTTACGGGTCCGCGAGGAGGGGAGGACGATCGATATCCGCGTCTCGACGCTCCCCACGGATTTCGGCGAGAAGGTGGTGCTTCGCATCCTCGACAAGTCCCGCCTCCAGCTTGATTTGGCCCGGCTCGGTTTTGAAGATGCTGATCTCGCCTCGTTCAAGAAGGCGCTCAAGCTCCCGCATGGCATGATCCTCGTGACCGGCCCCACAGGAAGCGGGAAGACAACCACGCTCTACGCCGCGCTGAGCTACCTCAATCACCCCGGGGTGAACATCACCACGATCGAAGACCCGATCGAGTACAATCTGCCCGGCATTAACCAGACGCACGTCCGGTCCGACATTGGACTCACGTTTGCCGCAGCTCTCCGCTCGATCCTCCGTCAGGACCCCAACGTAGTGATGGTGGGGAGATTCGGGACGGCGAGACGGCCGAGATTGCCACCCGGGCAGCCTTAA